The following proteins are co-located in the Paludibaculum fermentans genome:
- a CDS encoding Gfo/Idh/MocA family protein: protein MNRRTFLATPAVAAAAATEAVAANDKIGVALIGCGGMGRSDLADFQKQPEVEIRALCDVYRPNAETAAKMLTGKADLYNDYRRILERKDVDAVVVATPDHWHPLIAIQACEAGKDVYVEKPISHNVREGRLMVEAARRHKRVMQVGIQQRSGAHFQRAVAAVKEGRIGKVHFAQCWNHGFSASNKGMGHPEDAPVPEGLDWDLWLGPAPKIPYNPARRNFRAFWDYAGGELTNWCVHLIDIVHWALEVDTPLTVTSSGGKWFYDDCRDCADTQEVIWEYPGNLLVRYSTLVHNSFGPNGHPGNKSFGSYGIMLQGTKGTLFIDRAGYEIIPQMEMHSEKVTQGSREAYDDLNGLGQFFTGLTMAERATTSFQHQPHVRNFVDCLKSREKPVGDIEIGHHSTATCLIGNIALRTGEKLQWDGAKEQFKNSAKANEMLRREYRKPWTLAGL, encoded by the coding sequence ATGAACAGAAGAACCTTCCTGGCGACTCCGGCCGTGGCGGCCGCGGCGGCAACCGAGGCAGTGGCGGCCAACGACAAGATCGGGGTGGCGCTGATCGGCTGCGGCGGCATGGGCCGCAGCGACCTGGCCGATTTTCAGAAGCAGCCCGAGGTGGAGATCCGGGCGCTTTGCGACGTGTACCGGCCGAACGCCGAGACCGCCGCGAAGATGCTCACCGGGAAGGCGGACCTCTACAACGACTACCGCCGCATTCTGGAGCGCAAGGACGTGGATGCCGTGGTGGTGGCAACGCCGGACCACTGGCATCCGCTGATCGCCATCCAGGCGTGCGAGGCGGGCAAGGACGTGTACGTGGAGAAGCCCATTTCGCACAATGTGCGGGAGGGGCGGCTGATGGTGGAGGCGGCGCGGCGGCACAAGCGGGTGATGCAGGTGGGCATCCAGCAGCGGTCGGGCGCGCACTTCCAAAGGGCCGTGGCGGCTGTGAAGGAGGGGCGGATCGGCAAGGTCCACTTCGCGCAGTGCTGGAATCACGGATTCTCGGCCTCGAACAAAGGCATGGGGCACCCTGAGGATGCTCCGGTGCCGGAGGGGCTGGATTGGGATCTGTGGCTGGGGCCCGCGCCGAAGATTCCGTACAATCCGGCGCGGCGGAACTTCCGGGCGTTCTGGGATTATGCGGGCGGGGAATTGACGAACTGGTGTGTCCACCTGATCGACATTGTGCACTGGGCGTTGGAGGTGGACACGCCGCTGACGGTGACGAGTTCGGGCGGCAAGTGGTTTTACGACGACTGCCGTGACTGCGCGGACACGCAGGAGGTGATCTGGGAGTATCCGGGCAACCTGCTGGTGCGGTATTCCACACTGGTCCACAATAGCTTTGGACCGAACGGGCATCCGGGCAACAAGAGCTTCGGCAGCTACGGGATCATGCTGCAGGGGACCAAGGGGACGCTGTTCATCGACCGGGCCGGGTACGAGATCATCCCGCAGATGGAGATGCACTCGGAGAAGGTGACGCAGGGCTCGAGGGAAGCGTACGACGATTTGAACGGCCTGGGGCAGTTCTTTACGGGCCTGACGATGGCGGAGCGGGCGACCACATCCTTCCAGCATCAGCCGCATGTGCGGAACTTCGTCGACTGCCTCAAATCGCGCGAGAAGCCGGTGGGCGACATCGAGATCGGGCACCACAGCACGGCAACGTGCCTGATCGGCAACATAGCGCTGCGCACGGGCGAAAAGCTGCAGTGGGACGGCGCCAAAGAACAATTCAAGAACAGCGCGAAGGCCAACGAGATGCTGCGGCGTGAGTACCGCAAGCCGTGGACGCTGGCCGGGCTGTAG